In one Cryptococcus deuterogattii R265 chromosome 11, complete sequence genomic region, the following are encoded:
- a CDS encoding D-lactate dehydrogenase (cytochrome) — protein MSAARSANALRRPLQRSFRPPFVPRRFNSTVPPRRPPPPPAGISSAWYALSLALFCGAGYLIGNVNSLPPSTALQESSVAIAHQKAHQPSYGSHKDYIAAINDLKASWEKKGKSDKVSTDDADLETHGVSDWSYHPAKKPTVVVWVDTTEEVQEVVKIANKYKVPITPFSGGTSLEGHFSSPYGGISVDVSTMDKVLEVSELDGEARVQAGVKWEDLNAYLKDKDVPLFFPLDPGPGATIGGMAGTGCSGTNAVRYGTAKAEWFLNLTVVLPTGEIIKTRSHARKSAAGWDATKLFIGAEGTLGIVTEATLRLAPLLPTKCAVVTFDGVEEAVRAATEVVNAGYPVQCVEYLDARTMDAINKGGLAGRQYKPVDSLFFKFQGSDHSMAEVAQGVKALVSKHGGKNFEFSASDAEADALWQGRKTALWSVLGLLENSRVWTTDVCVPISKLPTLVRETSEDFEKRGLVACHFGHVGDGNVHSLPFSETKLNSAEWRSQSTKWSSALSVSVEHVPANMVWG, from the exons ATGTCAGCAGCACGCTCAGCCAACGCCCTCAGACGTCCCCTTCAGCGCTCTTTCCGGCCCCCTTTCGTCCCTCGGCGCTTCAACTCGACTGTTCCCCCTCGTCGCCCTCCGCCGCCCCCCGCCGGCATCTCCTCCGCCTGGTACGCCCTCTCTCTCGCGCTTTTCTGCGGAGCAGGGTACCTTATCGGTAATGTTAACtcgcttcctccttctACAGCACTCCAAGAGTCTTCTGTTGCTATCGCTCATCAAAAGGCACACCAGCCTTCATACGGTTCCCACAAGGACTACATAGCTGCCATCAACGACCTCAAAGCCagttgggagaagaagggtaaaaGTGATAAGGTCAGCACTGATGATGCCGATCTTGAGACGCACGGCGTAAGCGACTGGTCTTACCATCCTGCCAAGAAACCGACCGTAGTTGTTTGGGTTGATACTACCGAAGAGGTCCAAGAAGTTGTCAAAATCGCCAACAAGTACAAGGTCCCCATCACCCCTTTCTCTGGTGGTACTTCTCTTGAAGGACATTTTAGCAGTCCTTATGGCGGTATCTCTGTAGACGTTTCTACAATGGACAAGGTCCTCGAGGTTTCGGAGCTTGATGGTGAAGCCCGAGTCCAAGCCGGTGTGAAATGGGAAGACCTTAACGCGTATCTTAAAGATAAGGACGTCCCATTGtttttccctctcgacCCTGGACCTGGAGCTACTATCGGTGGTATGGCCGGTACGGGGTGTAGTGGTACGAATGCTGTTCGATACGGTACCGCCAAAGCTGAATGGTTCTTAAATCTCACCGTCGTCCTCCCCACGGGAGAAATCATTAAAACCCGTTCCCACGCGCGTAAATCCGCCGCTGGCTGGGATGCTACAAAACTCTTCATCGGTGCTGAGGGTACACTGGGTATCGTCACTGAAGCCACACTCCGTCTCGCGCCTCTTCTCCCTACCAAATGTGCAGTCGTCACTTTTGACGGcgtggaagaagctgtcCGAGCTGCGACAGAGGTTGTGAATGCTGGGTACCCCGTTCAGTGTGTAGAGTATTTGGATGCGAGAACAATGGACGCGATCAATAAGGGTGGGTTGGCGGGAAGGCAGTACAAGCCTGTCGACTCTTTATTCTTCAAGTTCCAGGG ATCGGACCACTCTATGGCTGAAGTTGCCCAAGGAGTCAAAGCTCTCGTCTCCAAGCACGGCGGGAAGAACTTTGAGTTTTCAGCGTCCGACGCCGAAGCTGACGCCCTCTGGCAAGGGCGAAAAACAGCCCTGTGGAGCGTTTTAGGGTTGCTGGAAAACTCAAGGGTCTGGACGACTGATGTTTG TGTGCCGATCTCTAAGTTACCGACGCTTGTACGAGAGACTTCTGAAGACTTTGAGAAACGCGGGCTCGTCGCATGCCACTTTGG TCACGTAGGCGACGGCAACGTCCactccttgcccttttccGAGACGAAGCTGAACTCCGCCGAGTGGAGGTCGCAGTCCACGAAATGGTCGAGCGCGCTATCCGTCTCGGTGGAACATGTTCCGGCGAACATGGTGTGGGGTTAG